The following proteins come from a genomic window of bacterium:
- a CDS encoding metalloregulator ArsR/SmtB family transcription factor: protein MPAMSRPSASTTDLDAIFGALAHPTRRAILSRLRSGPASVGELTGPFRVSQQAISKHIAVLQKAGLITQRKHGRNSRCVLRLVPLKEADKWIEFYRPLWDERFEKLAGYLESAKNRTHEG from the coding sequence ATGCCTGCGATGAGCCGCCCGAGCGCGTCGACGACGGATCTCGACGCGATCTTTGGCGCTCTGGCCCACCCGACGCGGCGCGCGATTCTCTCTCGCCTCCGAAGCGGACCCGCCTCGGTGGGGGAGCTGACCGGGCCTTTCCGCGTTTCCCAGCAGGCGATTTCCAAACATATCGCCGTCCTCCAGAAAGCGGGGCTGATCACGCAGCGAAAACACGGGCGGAACTCCCGATGCGTCCTGCGTCTCGTGCCTCTCAAGGAGGCCGACAAGTGGATCGAATTCTATCGCCCGCTCTGGGACGAGCGTTTCGAGAAACTCGCGGGCTATCTCGAGTCGGCCAAGAATCGAACCCACGAAGGATAA
- a CDS encoding SRPBCC domain-containing protein, whose amino-acid sequence MEARKLTRRRIFHASPEEVFQAFVSAEALKEWWSPEGYIVIEAHADVRVGGQYSLVMRTETGSETVYVRGSYEEIAPPHKLVFTHMFEHRGSDAPFVRVGLAAHLTRVTVEFKAHGSATELVLVQEHIPTPDAEALVRVGWEGIFDHLASYLGRAGRSDPRNA is encoded by the coding sequence GTGGAAGCGCGCAAGCTCACCCGCCGCCGGATCTTCCACGCGTCGCCCGAGGAAGTGTTTCAGGCGTTCGTCTCCGCCGAGGCGCTCAAGGAGTGGTGGTCGCCCGAGGGCTACATTGTGATCGAGGCGCACGCCGACGTGCGAGTGGGAGGTCAGTATAGTTTGGTGATGCGTACGGAAACCGGTTCCGAGACGGTGTACGTTCGCGGCTCCTACGAGGAGATCGCGCCGCCCCACAAGCTCGTGTTCACGCATATGTTTGAACACCGGGGCAGCGACGCGCCGTTTGTGCGGGTCGGTCTTGCCGCCCATCTGACCCGCGTCACCGTGGAATTCAAGGCCCACGGAAGCGCGACTGAGCTGGTCCTCGTGCAGGAGCATATCCCAACGCCGGATGCCGAAGCGCTGGTCAGGGTCGGTTGGGAGGGCATCTTTGACCACCTCGCATCGTACCTGGGGCGTGCCGGCAGAAGCGACCCGCGGAACGCTTGA